From Solanum stenotomum isolate F172 chromosome 2, ASM1918654v1, whole genome shotgun sequence:
TACAAAATCCGACTGATACAGAAGTTGTGTCAGCATTCATTTACCAACGCGCCATGGCTACAAAAAAAGTGGTGACCTCTACACTTAACCAGGCTTTAAACTTACGTCCTCCGTTGCCAAAAAACACTATGGGAAACAATGTTTCTCCATATTGTATACATACAAAAGATGAGAAAGAAACGGATTTGCCACAAATAGTTGATAAACTACGAAAGGCAAAAGAAGAATtacgaaaaaaatataaaaatgctcAACCAAATGAATTTGTATCTATAGCACAAGAAGCACTTAATGAAACAATTTTCAACGGTTCATCTTCTAATTTCTATATGAGTAGCACCATCAAATTCCCCATTTATGATGTTGACTTTGGATGGGGAAAGCCTGAAAAAGTTTGTACACCACTTAAAAACATGTTTATGTTGATGGATACTAAAAATAGGGATGGAGTGGAAGTAATAAGTGGCTTGAAGGAACAAGACATGTTAGCTTTTGAGAGGGATGAAGAGCTCCTACAATTTGCTTCTCCAAGTagctaaatcattttttatcatGTCGTACTCACAGTTAGAGTAATATCGCAGTGAGTTGTGTGAAATAAAAGAGTGTTGCTTGTTTTGAAGGTGTGGTAGTCTCTTGACACTATCAAGTCGTAACTAGTGTTATTATCTTTTTACTCTGTTAAAAGATAGTTGGTATTGTTGTTACTCTCTTGTTCTTGCTATTTAGCGTGGATATTATTACTgaattagattattatttttcagtaACACGGTATTAGAGTCGTGACAAATAATAGTCCACTTTCTTTTTGATGTCCTCATCTCacaatagaatatatatattatgaaaacTGGTGTCTATGAATgaaaatcattctttatgtcTTAAGATATTGGGAAattgcataagtacccccagcctatgcccaaaatctctgagacacacctaacctttactaaggtcctattacccccctgaacctattttatatataattttctacctcttttcggcctacgtggcactatcttgtgggcccagcgcgtgttgacaattttttcaaggatagtgccatgtaggccgaaaaggggtagaaaattaattaaaaaataagttcggggaggagggggggggggNNNNNNNNNNNNNNNNNNNNNNNNNNNNNNNNNNNNNNNNNNNNNNNNNNNNNNNNNNNNNNNNNNNNNNNNNNNNNNNNNNNNNNNNNNNNNNNNNNNNNNNNNNNNNNNNNNNNNNNNNNNNNNNNNNNNNNNNNNNNNNNNNNNNNNNNNNNNNNNNNNNNNNNNNNNNNNNNNNNNNNNNNNNNNNNNNNggggggggggggtaataggaccttagtaaaggttaggtgtgtctctgggatttcgggcataggcaggggggtacttatgcattttcccaattaCTTCAAACTTTTAGggattattttgaatttttaaaaatattgaaagaatTCGAATCCATTTCTAATTTCTGTTCAAGAGTGATGATTGTTGTGAATCAAATAAGAAGGTAGGGGGAGGAATTAGACGATGCGTGTGTGGTAGAAAAGATCCTTTGCCCTTTAACACTTAAGTTTGATTATGTGGTGTGTGGTATTGAGAATCTAAAGATTTACTCAATGATGATTGAACAATTGAAAGGTTATTTATCAAAATCAAGCATCCTTGAAAGATTATGGAGGAAAAAAGAGTACTTATAGAGGAAATGGACAAGGAAGATGTTGTGGGAGTTGTGGAATAGGAAGAAGCTATTGTAACAACTTAAAGAATGATCATAAAAACTACGGATCATTCAAAGATCGTGGTCGTGGACAATGAGGACGTGACTATTATCAGGGTACCAACGAAATGTGGTATGTCAAATCACTACAATTAAAGAGATATTTAGTAACAATATTTATTGCCGCAAAAATATTTAGATGTAACTGAGTTAATGCCTTTGCAATTAGAGTCGCTAAAGCCTGAATTTTGACACAATTTATAAGCTACcttatatacacatatatatatgtgattGAAGAAGAAACCAAACACATAGTATACTTGTGATTATCGATATCTAGATAAAAATAATGGTCTCAAACAGTTAAATTTCTGTGACTTTTAGAGAGATCTAAAACTTATTCACCTGACTGCTCGGCCTCTTGTTCTTGAACAATATTTCTTGCAGAATCCTCAACAGTAGTGTCACAGTTATGTAATTCAATGAAAAACACGTATTTTTTTTGTACATGAACAGAGGAAAAAAGATTCAAAGTGTGAAATCATCGATTCTTATACGCCATAGGCAATGCATAATAGATTGATAACATTATCTATTCCGAATAATCACATAACACGAAATAGATATTACAGTACATCAATAAATACCgtttacaaaatacaaaatcacAAATGTATCAAATATGCTTATTGCTTAAACATGAATTTTACAAATGatcagaacaaaaaaaaaaaaaacgaaagattttacttttcaaaatataaatgaaaggTTCTTCATTTGGAAGATGGCATTAGATGTCCCTCAAAATAAGCCTGTATATGCAAGATAAAATGTAGAAATCATCATCTTAATTATTTGAAGGAGGTAAGATATAATAACAAAGACGAGAGAATCGAAAAACTGTTTACAACTTACTGTGACTTTTATGGATGTAGACATTAAGGATATTATTTCCCACGTCCTCTTGTTCTTGTACAATATTTCTTGCAGAATCCTCAGCAGTAGTGCTGcaatgggaaaatgcataagtacccccccgacctatgcccgaaatcccagagacacacctaacctttactaaggtcctattaccccctgaacttaatttatctataatattctacccctttttggcctacgtggcactatcttgtgggcccagcgtaTGTTGATaaatttttcaaggatagtgccacgtagaccgaaaaggggtagaatattatagataaattaagttcaggggggtaataggaccttagtaaaggttaggtgtgtctctgggatttcgggtataggctggggggtacttatgcattttcccgtGCTGCAATCATGTAACTCAATTGATTCCAAAGTACAAATTTCCCCAAAATCTGTTGGAAATTCTTGCATCTTGTAGCAATTCTTCAGAACGAGGCGTTTTAGATTTGGGAAGTTATCACTGCTAGCTTCCCAATGCTCAAGATTTAGTTTGCTCAGTAACAACAACTTCATGCTTTTGAACTTGTCTTCATCACTCAATCTCCATTCATCATTCAAGGTTCGACAATGTTTAAGTTTGAGCTCTTCAAGATTTGGCAACATCATAACAGTTGATGATAAGTCTGCCCAAACAAAATGATTACACTTGCTTAAACTCAATCTCTTAAGTGATGTTGGAAAACCAAATTTCTTGATGGGGTCTCCCAAATAAGGTAACCCGTAAAACTTGAATGCTTCGAGTTTTGTCAAACTGGACATATCCAATAGCCGATAGGGAAACTTTGTATCGTTAAAAGGTAGAGAAATGATCAATCTCTTTAGATTGGGAATGCTAGAAAAGACTTCATTTATACAACTCGTGTAACAAAGAATAGAAAGTTCCTCTAGATTTGGCATCCCTGTCACAAGACTTTCTGTTCTAGGACTGGGTAAATAAGAGGGTCCCTTCAGACGTATATACCGCAAGTTATTCATCATCCATATGTTCTCAGGTAAAgttatatcaaaataattaccACTACAAATTAAAGTTTGCAAATTCTGAAGCTCTGAGATTGATTCAGGAATATCTGTGTAAAATGGAACTTGGAGATATCTCAAATGAAACAACTCTGTAATCACAAGTGGAAATGATTCGAAATATCCAATTGTATTGAAGATGGCCAATACCCTGAGAAGGTTGAAACGAGAGAAAAATTCATGCATTATAGGATTATGATGGTATATGGGAAATGTGCCGAGAAGCTTATGACGGGGTTTATGAATTAGGTGTAATCGAGAAAATAAGTGGATAGATCTGGCCACAGGGGGTAATACCTTAATGTTGGAATGTATGAGTCCACCAGTGACCAGGGTACCAGGTCCCTCAGTAGAATAACAGTGCAAAAAGTAAATATCACAATGTAAAACAGGCACACAatttttacgtggaaacctccttgctcaagggagtaaaaccacgacctgtcgcaacaggacttttcaaactgcttccactaatcttctcaagcaaaagtaaaagccaGTTTACAAAAAGAGATTAACCTGCTAATCTCCACActaagcaatacctcctatCACTTAGTTGAGCTAGAGCATATACCACACTGCCAACTATACTAATCCTAaatgattaatatagactttgcTAAACGAATACCACACCGCCCACTAAATCAACTAGCTCTTAGATGACTTAGACTTTGACTGAGCACATACAACACTGCTCACTAAATCGGCTAACTCTAACCGACTTAGACCTTTCCACACAGAAACAAATATCTGAATCCTTTATAGACTAGGAATAGATTTACAATATACGCACGAAAGTATAACTCCTAAGACACACTTTGATGCTTGTAGCTTGATCAGGTCCTCGTTGTGCTTGACGGAGAATACTTCTTGAAAGTGATTCTTTGCAAGtgttcttgagaattttcaagTTGCAAAAACTGACAAAATTCAAACTCAACAAAGACGCTTCAGCACTCTATCAAGTCCCTTTGTTAAGCATGAGTATTGTTCTTTCTTGAAGATGACCTTCATTTAAGAAAATCCAAGTTTCGTTTGCCAAGTCTTGAGTTTGTGTATTTTGAGAAGAGACGATATAAAATCAACACAAACTCGTTGAGACAACCCTATTGGCTGAAAGCCTGCTGTTCAGAAAAGTTGCTCACCTACCATATCAGAGGTGGTAGCTTTTCTGACGGCTGTCTCGTCACCTTTTCATATTGCAGTCttgcagggaccaggtcccttgcaaaCTTCTTTGTGGGTTCTTGAAAAGGCTTGCTGGTTGACTTCCTTCTTAGGatgaatgaatttaatatgGTGTTTGTCATGTAGAAAATATCAACCATAAAAAGTTATTACCCGTTTGACAAACACTCTCATCCATTCTGATTGGTGTAGTACGCTGACTCCTCACCAACCTCTAACACGACAGCTTTACAGTTGTACCCCATTATAGATCTGGACGAGAGAACTCTGCctaggaccaggtccctgcgtTTGTGAGACACTGGAGCATACAATCTCGCCCGCTCTTCCTATTGGTGTAGGACATTGCACTTTTCACCTACCACCTGACATGACAACTTTACAATTGTACTCCATTTGTATCTGGACAAGAGCACTCTGCCAGGGACCAGGTCcttgcatttgtgaggatcatcaaaataccttgaatataacattttccccctttttgatgattacacacaaatattcctcacgctaagtttattcattcatttcccTGTCAGCAGTCCCAATAACAAGGATCTGGTTCCTTGTTAGATCGataagtttgttaaatcatcaaaaacttCATATCAACTTTGAACTAACATCTCATATCAGCTTCGAACTAACACTTAAAAACAATTTTCAACTGAATAAGATAAGGTTTGAAAACTGAAGCGATGAACATTATGCTCTTGTGTTGGAAGAATAGGGTGAGTTCTCTGAACATGCATATGCTTTGTCATTTCAGCTTTTATCAAACAGAACTCACGCAGTAGATCATGTACTCTACATGCTTTTATCTCACCATTGAATCTCCTTTAATAGCTTGTATCAAGTTCCTGCTAATAAGGTCTTCCAAATAATGTTCTGCCACTTCCTCCAAGCTTTTACGACTCCAACAGATGTCCTTATGAAACCTTCTGCAATCCATAATTGGATCAATCTCCGAGTATCAACCTGAAAGTCCTCTGGGAAACTACTCATAGAAAGAAAACAAGGTTTGAGGCGATTAGGCAAGTGATAGTAACTCAAACCGAGCACTCCTAAGCATTTATTTGGATTACTAGCAATGATTTCACTGAAGGTTCAGGCAACATCCTTCCAACCCTCTAATGTCCTGGCCACTTTAGAGAGATGTCCCGCAATCACTAAAATCGTTAAGGGTAGTCCTTGGCATTTTTCTACTATTTCCTTTCCAATTTCTTCCAATGCACGAGGATGATCATGTTTTGGTCCAAACACCTTNNNNNNNNNNNNNNNNNNNNNNNNNNNNNNNNNNNNNNNNNNNNNNNNNNNNNNNNNNNNNNNNNNNNNNNNNNNNNNNNNNNNNNNNNNNNNNNNNNNNNNNNNNNNNNNNNNNNNNNNNNNNNNNNNNNNNNNNNNNNNNNNNNNNNNNNNNNNNNNNNNNNNNNNNNNNNNNNNNNNNNNNNNNNNNNNNNNNNNNNNNNNNNNNNNNNNNNNNNNNNNNNNNNNNNNNNNNNNNNNNNNNNNNNNNNNNNNNNNNNNNNNNNNNNNNNNNNNNNNNNNNNNNNNNNNNNNNNNNNNNNNNNNNNNNNNNNNNNNNNNNNNNNNNNNNNNNNNNNNNNNNNNNNNNNNNNNNNNNNNNNNNNNNNNNNNNNNNNNNNNNNNNNNNNNNNNNNNNNNNNNNNNNNNNNNNNNNNNNNNNNNNNNNNNNNNNNNNNNNNNNNNNNNNNNNNNNNNNNNNNNNNNNNNNNNNNNNNNNNNNNNNNNNNNNNNNNNNNNNNNNNNNNNNNNNNNNNNNNNNNNNNNNNNNNNNNNNNNNNNNNNNNNNNNNNNNNNNNNNNNNNNNNNNNNNNNNNNNNNNNNNNNNNNNNNNNNNNNNNNNNNNNNNNNNNNNNNNNNNNNNNNNNNNNNNNNNNNNNNNNNNNNNNNNNNNNNNNNNNNNNNNNNNNNNNNNNNNNNNNNNNNNNNNNNNNNNNNNNNNNNNNNNNNNNNNNNNNNNNNNNNNNNNNNNNNNNNNNNNNNNNNNNNNNNNNNNNNNNNNNNNNNNNNNNNNNNNNNNNNNNNNNNNNNNNNNNNNNNNNNNNNNNNNNNNNNNNNNNNNNNNNNNNNNNNNNNNNNNNNNNNNNNNNNNNNNNNNNNNNNNNNNNNNNNNNNNNNNNNNNNNNNNNNNNNNNNNNNNNNNNNNNNNNNNNNNNNNNNNNNNNNNNNNNNNNNNNNNNNNNNNNNNNNNNNNNNNNNNNNNNNNNNNNNNNNNNNNNNNNNNNNNNNNNNNNNNNNNNNNNNNNNNNNNNNNNNNNNNNNNN
This genomic window contains:
- the LOC125856172 gene encoding putative late blight resistance protein homolog R1A-4, which encodes MHEFFSRFNLLRVLAIFNTIGYFESFPLVITELFHLRYLQVPFYTDIPESISELQNLQTLICSGNYFDITLPENIWMMNNLRYIRLKGPSYLPSPRTESLVTGMPNLEELSILCYTSCINEVFSSIPNLKRLIISLPFNDTKFPYRLLDMSSLTKLEAFKFYGLPYLGDPIKKFGFPTSLKRLSLSKCNHFVWADLSSTVMMLPNLEELKLKHCRTLNDEWRLSDEDKFKSMKLLLLSKLNLEHWEASSDNFPNLKRLVLKNCYKMQEFPTDFGEICTLESIELHDCSTTAEDSARNIVQEQEDVGNNILNVYIHKSHSKL